The nucleotide window TTCGCCGCCGCCCGAGCCGCTCATGAGCTGCAGGTAATCGATGATGATCAGCCCGAGCTTGCCGCACTGACGCGCCAGTCGACGCGCCCGCGCCCGCAATTCCATCGGGTTCAACGCCGGCGTTTCATCGACGAACAGTTGCGTCTCGTTCATCTTCTGCATCGCGTGCGTGAGCTTGGGCCAGTCCTCGTCGACCAGCTTGCCGGTGCGCAACCGATGCTGGTCGAGGCGCCCGACCGAACCCAACATACGCATGGCGAGCTGCGTGCCCGGCATTTCCATCGAAAACACCGCGACAGGCAACCCCTCCTCCACGGCGATGTGCTCGCCGATGTTCATCGAGAAGGTGGTCTTGCCCATCGACGGACGACCGGCCACGATGATCAGGTCGCCGCCATTGAAACCCGACGTCATGCGATCCAGATCGACGAAGCCCGTCGGAATGCCCGTGATGTCGCTGCCGCCCTCGCGGTGATACAACTCGTCGATGCGCTCGACCACCTGGGTGAGCAGCGGTTGCAGCTCGAGAAACCCACTCGTGCTTCGCGAGCCCTCTTCCGCGATGGCAAAGACTTTCGCCTCGGCCTCGTCGAGCATCTGACGCACTTCCTTGCCCTGAGGGTTGAAGGCGTCGGACGCGATCTCGTCGGCCACCGTCACGAGCTTGCGCAGCACGGCCCGGTCGCGCACGATCTCCGCATAGCGACGGATGTTCGCGGCGCTCGGCGTGTTCTGCGCGAGGGCGTTCAGGTAGGCGAGACCGCCCACCTCTTCGCCCTTGCCGGCGGAACTGAGCGATTCGAAGACGGTAATGACGTCGGCGGGACGGTCGCTCGCAATCAGACGACCGATGTGCTGGTAGATGATCCGGTGATCGTAGCGATAGAAGTCGGATTCGGCCACGAAGTCGCCGATACGATCCCATGCGCTGTTATCGAGCAGCAACCCGCCGAGCACGGATTGCTCCGCCTCGATGGAGTGCGGCGGCACCTTGAGCGAATCGAGCTGGGGATCGGGCGCGTTCATGCCGGGCATTATACCGTTCCCGCGATCCCGGTCCGACCCGGCGAAATCCCGCTTGCGCGACGACTTTTCCGAGCGGGGTTTGTTCAGCAGTTTCCCTGGAGGCAGCATAAGACGGAGCTATCGAGCGGTGACAAACGTGCAAGGGGAAGGCGCGGCCGGGAGTCGATCGGCAGAGACAACAGCGCATGACCGGCAACCGGGCGTTCCGGCAGCCTACACGACAGAACGGACAGACATAAAAAAACGGAAGCCGGCGGGACCGACTTCCGTCTTTTGTTCGCGTCGGAAGCTGACGCGGGTACGACTTAGGCGTGCTCGCCGAGCACCGACACGTTCACGTCGACGAGGACGTCCGTGTGCAATGCCACCTGGACCGGGAAATCGCCCACGGTCTTGAGCGGGCCGTTCGGCAGACGCACTTGCATCTTCTCGACCTTGAAACCTTGGGTGCCCAGGGCTTCTGCGATGTCGAAGTTGGTGACCGAGCCGAACAGACGACCGTCAACGCCGGCCTTCTGCGAGATTTGCACGGTCAGGCCAGCCAGCTTCTCGCCTTCGGCTTGTGCGGCGGCCAGCTTCTCGGCGGCGGCCTTTTCCAGTTCGGCGCGGCGAACTTCGAATTCGGCGATCGCGTCCTTGGTGGCGCGGCGAGCCATCTTGCTCGGGATCAGGAAGTTACGTGCGAAACCGTCCTTGACCTTCACGATGTCGCCCAGGTTACCCAGGTTGACGACCTTTTCCAGCAGAATCACTTGCATTATCTATTCTCCTTCGTCGACTGGCGATTAAGCACCGTGCAGGTCGGTGTACGGCAGCAGCGCCAGGAAACGCGCGCGCTTGATGGCCGTATCGAGCTGGCGCTGGTAGTGCGCCTTGGTACCCGTCAGGCGAGCCGGGGTGATCTTGCCGTTGTCGCCGATGAAGTCCTTCAGCGTTTCGACATCCTTGTAATCGATCTGCTCGACACCGGCGACGGTGAAGCGGCAGAACTTCTTGCGCTTGAACAGCGGGTTTTGCTGTTGGCGGCGGCGATCAAACTTCTTGTTTTTACCGTTAGGACGCGGCATGTTCAACAATCCTTTTCAAATGCTTGCAATGCAGTGATGTGAAACACCAGGGTGCGGCTATTGCGATGCTTCTTGGCGAGGAACCCTGCCCACTGAGCCGGTTTCTCGAGTCCCAACGCCATGACGTTGGCGCTGATGGGACCGATCGCAACTGCCGGTATCGAGAATTCCACCTGACGGGCCACGCCCGCCTCTTCGGTGGTTCCCGCATGGGCCAATGTCACATCGATCACGGGGAGCCCGGCCGGGGTATGGCGCAGCGTGCCGATTTCGACGATGCTGGCCTCGAGCCGTAAGCGATTCACGCGGTCGACGGTTCCGTTGGCGCCCTGATGCGTTCCGGTGCGCTAATTACGAAGCGGCGGCTTCGGTAGCGGGCGTCGCGGCAGCCTTCTTGGCTTCTTCGCGGGCCACTTCCTTCATCATCGGCGACGGTGCCGTCTCGGCCTTCTTCATGCGGACCACGAGGTGGCGCAGAACGGCGTCGTTGAACTTGAATGCGTGTTCCAGCTCGTCCAGGGTTTCCTGGTCGCACTCGATGTTCATGCACACGTAGTGAGCCTTCGCCAGCTTCTCGATCATGTAGGCCAGTTGACGACGGCCCCAGTCTTCGACGCGGTGAATCGCGCCCTGACGGCCTTCGACCGTGCTGCGGTAGCGTTCGATCATCGCAGGCACCTGCTCGCTTTGATCGGGGTGAACGATAAATACGATTTCATAATGACGCATATGAGCTCCTTATGGACAAAGCCGCCTGGGCGTCAGAACCAGTGCAGCAAGGTTGCAGAACCCGCGATTCTAGCGGATTTCATGTCGATCATCAACTCCCGCCCTATCGGTACCATCCGGCCGCCCCCTGGCGGCAGCCCCGAGGGGCCCGCCGTCGCGCCGTCCGGCGGCCCTGTCGCCACTGTCAGCCCCGCCCTCGAACCGCCCGGGTCGCGGGGCCGACCGGGTTGCGGTCGCCGCCTCAGACGTTTTCCAGCCAGTAGTTCGGACGTGCGTAGATCTGACGCAACTGGTCAATGAAGAGCCGCACCCGGGCCGGTTGGAATCGCTGCTGGGGATAGACCGCGAGAATGTCGTAGTCGGGCAGCGCATATTCGTCGAGCACCGTTTCGAGCTCGCCGGAGAGCAGCTCGCGCTGGATTTCCCAGGTCGAGCGCCAGCCGAGGCCCAGGCCCTCCAGCGCCCAGCGGTGCAGCAACTCCCCGTCGTTGCAGTCCAGGCTGCCCGCCACGCGAATCGTCACCAGCTTGCCCTGGCGCTTGAAGTACCAGCCTCGCTGCTGTCCCCCCTGAAGGTTGAATGCGAGGCAATTGTGCTTCGACAGGTCTTCGAGCGTCTTCGGGCGGCCGTGCCGTGCGAAATACGCCGGAGTGCCGCAAACCACGCGCCGGTTCTGGGCGAGCTTGACCGCCACGAAGTTCGGGTCGACCGATCCGCCGATGCGGATGCCCATGTCGTAGCCCTCGCGCACGATGTCGACCACGCGATCGGTCAGGTTGAACGAGATCTGGACCTCGGGATGCTGGCGCAAAAACGCCGGCGCGTGCGGCGCCACGTGTTTGCGCCCGAAGGCCGCCGGCGCCGAGACGATCAGGTGTCCCGAGACCGCGTGGCGCCCCGCGCTGATTTCGTTCTCGGCCATCTCCCAGTCGCCCAGCAACTGCTTGCAGCGCTCCAGGAACGCGCCCCCCTCTTCCGAGAGCGCGAGCCGCCGCGTCGAGCGATACATGAGCTTGATCCCGAGGCGCTTCTCGAGCGCATCGATGCGCCGCCCGAGAATCACCGGCGAGACGCCCTCCTTCAGTGCGGCGGCGGCCAGACTGCCGGCCTCGGCCACCTGCACAAAGGTTTCGATCTGTTTGTAGCGATCCATCACGTCTCCATTCGATACTTTTTGTTCTTAAAAAAACGATCTTTTGTGATCTTATCAAACAAATCGTACCGGCTTAAAGTGACCTCCAAGCTCAATACTCATTACCCATTGGAGGAGTCACATGGCCAAGATGACCGCCGTAGAGGCCGCCGTCCGCGTGCTGGAGAAGGAAGGCATCACCACCGCGTTCGGTGTGCCCGGTGCTGCCATCAACCCGTTCTATTCGGCGCTGCGCAAGGCAGGCAGCGTGGAGCACGTGCTCGCGCGCCACGTCGAGGGCGCATCGCACATGGCCGAAGGCTACACTCGCGCCGAGGCGGGCAACATCGGCGTGTGCATCGGCACCTCGGGCCCGGCGGGCACCGACATGATCACGGGCCTGTATTCGGCGTGGGCCGACTCGATCCCCATCCTGTGCATCACGGGTCAGGCGCCGCGCGCCCGTCTGTACAAGGAAGACTTCCAGGCCGTCGACATCGAGTCGATCGCCAAGCCGGTCACCAAGTGGGCCGTGACGGTGCGCGAACCGGCCCTCGTGCCGCGCGTGTTCCAGCAAGCGTTCCACCTGATGCGCTCGGGCCGTCCGGGTCCGGTGCTCATCGATCTGCCGTTCGACGTGCAGGTCGCCGAGATCGATTTCGATCCAGAGACGTATGAGCCGCTGCCGGTGTACAAGCCCGCGGCCACGCGCGCGCAGATCGAGAAGGCGATCCAGATGCTGGTCGCCTCCGAGCGTCCGCTGATCGTCTCGGGCGGGGGCGTGATCAATGCCGACGCGGCCGACCTGCTCGTCGAGTTCGCCGAAACCGTCAATGTGCCGGTCGTGCCCACGCTCATGGGCTGGGGCACCATCGCCGACGATCACCCGCTCATGGCGGGCATGGTCGGCCTGCAGACGTCGCACCGCTTCGGCAACGCCACGATGCTCGCGTCCGACTTCGTGATGGGCATCGGCAACCGTTGGGCCAACCGCCACACGGGCAGCGTCGACGTCTTCACCAAGGGCCGCAAGTTCGTCCACGTCGATATCGAGCCGACGCAAATCGGCCGCGTGTTCGGCCCGGATTACGGCATCGTCTCCGACGCCAAGGCCGCGCTCAAGCTGTTCGTCGAGGTGGCACGCGAGCTCAAGGCGGCCGGTCGCCTGCCGGATCGCTCGCAGTGGGTGGCGGACTGCCAGAAGCGCAAGCGCACCATGCTGCGACGCACCGACTTCGACCAGGTGCCGATCAAGCCGCAGCGCGTGTATCAGGAAATGAACGCCTTCTTCGGCCGCGACGTGCGCTACGTCTCGACCATCGGCCTGTCGCAGATCGCGGCCGCCCAGTTCCTGCACGTGAACAAGCCGCGCCACTGGATCAACTGCGGCCAGGCGGGCCCGCTCGGCTGGACCGTGCCGGCCGCCATCGGCGCAAAGGTCGCGTCGCCGTCGTCGGACGTCGTGGCAATCTCGGGCGACTACGACTTCCAGTTCATGATCGAGGAACTGGCGGTGGCCGCGCAGTTCAAGGTGCCCTACATCCACGTGGTGGTGAACAACTCGTATCTGGGCCTGATCCGTCAGGCGCAGCGCAACTTCGACATGGACTACTGCGTGCAGCTCGCGTTCGAGAACGTGAACTCGCCGGAAGTGAACGGTTATGGCGTCGATCACGTGAAGGTGGCCGAAGGCCTCGGCGTGAAGGCGATCCGCGTGTTCCAGCCGAACGACATCCAGCCCGCGTTCGAACAGGCCCGCAAGCTGATGGCCGAGTTCTCGGTGCCGGTCATCGTGGAAGTGATTCTCGAGCGCGTGACGAACATCGCCATGGGCACGGAAATCAACAACGTCAATGAATTCGAGGAAATCATCGACGTCGTGGAGGAAGACAACACGGTCACGGCGTAAGCCGCGCACGTGAAAGGAATTGCGGGGCGCGCGCGTCCCCTCCGCTTTCGGCTAGACCCCGTGAACGGCCCAGGCGCGCGCTCCGCAACCCGGCATCACCCTTGCATCGAAATCGTCGAAACCACCCCCTGAAAAGAGAAAGAGAGGAGTCAGCGCAATGCCGAAATTTGCCGCCAACCTGACCATGCTGTTCAACGAGGTGCCGTTCCTCGACCGCTTCAAGGCGGCCGCCGCAGCGGGCTTTCGCGGCGTGGAGTTCCTGTTCCCGTACGCATTCCATCGCGACCAGATCGCCGACAAGCTCAACCAGTACCAGCTCGACCTCGTGCTGCACAACCTGCCTGCGGGCAACTGGGACGCCGGCGAGCGCGGCATCGCCATCTTCCCCGAGCGCGTTGCCGAATTCCGCGACGGCGTGGGCGAAGCGATCACCTACGCCAAGGCGCTCGGCGTGAAGCAGCTGAACTGCCTCGTGGGCAAGCAAGGTGCCGATCTGTCGACGCAAACCGCACAGGAAACGCTCGTGGGCAATCTGCGCTTCGCGGCCGACGCCCTGAAGGCCGAGGGCATTCGCTTGCTGGTCGAGCCGATCAACACGTTCGACATCCCGGGCTTCTTCGTGAACCGCACGAAGCAGGCGCTGGAAATTTTCGATGCCGTCGGCTCGGACAACCTGTTCCTGCAGTACGACATCTATCACATGCAGCGCATGGAAGGCGAACTCGCCAAGACCATCGAAACGAACCTGGCGCGCATCGCCCACGTGCAACTGGCCGACAACCCGGGACGCAACGAGCCGGGCACGGGCGAAATCAACTACGCGTACCTGTTCGCATTCCTCGACCGCATTGGCTACAACGGCTGGATCGGCTGCGAGTACAAGCCCGCCACGACGACCACCGAAGGCCTCGGCTGGTTCAAGGCAGCGGGCCTTCGCGAAGCGGCGTGATCGACCAGGGCATGGTCGCGCCGCACGTCGGATAGACCGCGGCGCGACATTGCCGGCAATCCCCCCATAGCCGCGCGTCGCCTCCCCCGGCGGCGTGCAGACGAACGACGGAGCGCCCACCCCATCCGGCGAGGGCGCTCCGGCTGACCGGGTTTCGACGAGGAAGGGCCCCGCCGGCCGCATGCAGGGGGCATGCGGCCGGAGTCCGGGGCGCGCACGCGCATCACGACGCGCGCGACGGCCTCACCCGTTCCGGCATCAGCGACAACACTTCAAACTTTGGCAACAAGGAGTCTCGAAATGGCACAACTCGGTTTCATTGGTCTGGGCATCATGGGCGCGCCGATGGCAAAGCATCTGCAAAACGCCGGTCACAAGCTGTTCCTGTACGAGCGCCGCACGCCCCCGCAAGACCTGATCGACGGCCAGGCAACGGTTTGCACGTCGGCCAAGGAAGTCGCCAAGCGCGCCGACATCGTGTTCGTGATGGTGCCGGATACCCCTGACGTGGGCGCCGTGCTGTTCGGTCAGGACGGTCTGGCCGAAGGCCTGTCGGCCGGCAAGATCGTGGTCGACATGAGCTCGATCTCGCCGATCGAAACGAAGGAATATGCCAAGAAGATCAAGGCACTTGGCTGCGAATACCTCGACGCTCCGGTCTCGGGCGGCGAAGTGGGCGCGAAGGCCGCGACGCTGTCGATCATGGTCGGCGGCTCGCAAGCCGCGTTCGACGACGTGAAGCCGTTCTTCGAACTGATGGGCAAGAACATCACCCTCGTGGGCGAGAACGGTGCGGGCCAGACCTGCAAGGTCGCCAACCAGATCGTCGTCGCCCTGACGATCGAAGCCGTGGGCGAGGCCCTGCTGTTCGCCTCGAAGGCCGGCGCCGATCCCGCCAAGGTGCGCGCCGCGCTCATGGGCGGCTTTGCGTCGTCGCGCATTCTCGAAGTGCACGGCGAGCGCATGGTCAAGCGCAACTTCGAACCGGGCTTCCGCATCGCGCTGCACCAGAAGGATCTGAACCTGGCGCTGCAAACGGCGAAGACCCTGGGCGTGTCGCTGCCGAACACGGCCACTGCGCAGGAACTGTTCAACGCATGCGCCGCCAATGGTGGCGCTGCGTGGGATCACTCGGGCATGGTGCGCGCGCTGGAAATGCTCGCCAACCATACCGTCGCGTAACCGGGGGCGTTAGCGAGAAGACGAAGGAAGCGGCTGTCAGAGCCGTGTGCAGGACGTCTGAAGACATACCGGAGTGGACTGGCAGCGGTGCCGACCGGCACCCTGCCAAGCATCACGGCGCAGGTCGGCGAACGCCCGACGGCGCCGTATTTTTTTGTGCGCGACGTACGAGACGCACCGCCCCGCGCCGGCGGATGCGGCGGCGCCGCTGGCGACTCAGTACTCGTCGAACACGCTCTGCATGCGCTCGCTGGGCACGCCCGCCTGCAACGCCAGCATGAGCAGCACCCGCGCCTTGAAAGGGTGCAGATTCCCGGCGCTCACGAAACCGTACTGATCGTCCGGCGCCGCGCCGTTGCGCATGACGTGCCCGCTGCCCACTCTCGCCGAGCGCACCACGGTCACGCCGCGCTGCACGGCCTCGGCCAGCGCCTGCTGCAACAGCGCATGCAGCGAACCGTTGCCCGTGCCCGCCACCACGATGCCCTGCACGCCGGCCTCAACGAGGGCATCCACGGCAATGCGCGAGACGCCGGCGTAGCTCGACACCACCTCCACCGCCGGCAACTCGCCCGAGAGACCCACGAACTCGCTCTCCACGGTGTGGTACTGCAACGGGGCGCGCTGAAAGGCCACGCGTTCGTCCTGAACCCAGCCCAGCACGCCGATCTCCGGCGATTGGAACGCATCGACCTTGTAGGTGCTGGTCTTGATGACGTCGCGCGCGCAGTGGATCTGATTGTTGATGGCGACCATCACGCCGCGTCCGGCGGAAATCGGATCGGTCGCCACGCGCACGGCGTTGAGCAGATTGAGCGGGCCATCCGCCGAGAGTGCCGTGGCGGGCCGCATGGCCGCCGTGAGCACCACGGGCTTGCGGCTGTTGACCGTCAGATGCAGGTAATACGCGGTTTCCTCGAGCGTGTCGGTCCCGTGCGTGATGACCGCGCCTGCGACGTCCGGCTGCGAGAGCAACGCGTTCACGCGGGCGGCAAGCTTCTGCCAGAGCGCCACGCTCATGTCCTTGCTGTCGATCTGCGCGACCTGTTCCGCATGGATGTGCGCCACACTGCCCAACGCCGGCACTGCCGCGAGCAGGTCCTGAACACCGAGCGCCCCGGCCTGATACCCGGCCGTGCGCGTGGCATCGGGCGCGCTGCCCGCGATCGTGCCGCCGGTGGCGAGCACGGCCACGCGTGGCAGGTCGCCCGACGACACGGTGTAATGAGGAATGGGGTTGAATGAGGTCAGGGTCATGCCAGCGATTGTATCCAATACTGCGGCGCTTCCCAATCGCTGAAAATATCGATCCCCCGGCCGCGCCGGATCGATATTGCACCGTGGCGAGGTGCGACCGCGCCGGTACCCGCCCTCCCCCCGGCACGAGCCACTGACGCGTCACGCCCCCATCAGGCGGCGAATTCCAGCGCTTCGCGCAGCTGCGTCGAAATTTCCCGCTCCTTGAGCGCGGGTGCGAGCATCTCGATGAACCGGTAGGCGTAGGACCGCAGAAACGCGCCACGGCGCAGGCCAATGCGCGTGGTGCTGGGCTCGAAGGCGTTATCGAGCGCCAGCACCGACAGATCCTGGTCCTTGCGGGGATCGACGGCCATTGCCGCCACGATGCCCACCCCCAGCCCGAGTTCGACGTACGTCTTGATCACGTCCGTATCGAGCGCGGTCAGCACGATATCCGGCACCAGCCCCTGCTCGGCAAACGCCTTGTCCACGTGTGAGCGCCCCGTGAAGTCGCCGTCATAGGTAATGATGGGATATTCGGCAATGTCGGCGAGCGTGACATTCTCGCGGCCAACCAGCGGATGCGCCTTCGGCACGACTGCCACGTGATGCCACGAGTAGCACGGGAACGTGACGATGTCGGGAAAGCGGTCGAGCGCCTCGGTGGTGATGCCGATGTCGGCCTCGCCGTCGATGACCATCTGCGCGATCTGCCGCGGGCTGCCCTG belongs to Pandoraea pnomenusa and includes:
- a CDS encoding replicative DNA helicase: MNAPDPQLDSLKVPPHSIEAEQSVLGGLLLDNSAWDRIGDFVAESDFYRYDHRIIYQHIGRLIASDRPADVITVFESLSSAGKGEEVGGLAYLNALAQNTPSAANIRRYAEIVRDRAVLRKLVTVADEIASDAFNPQGKEVRQMLDEAEAKVFAIAEEGSRSTSGFLELQPLLTQVVERIDELYHREGGSDITGIPTGFVDLDRMTSGFNGGDLIIVAGRPSMGKTTFSMNIGEHIAVEEGLPVAVFSMEMPGTQLAMRMLGSVGRLDQHRLRTGKLVDEDWPKLTHAMQKMNETQLFVDETPALNPMELRARARRLARQCGKLGLIIIDYLQLMSGSGGGENRATEISEISRSLKGLAKELNVPVIALSQLNRSLEQRPNKRPVMSDLRESGAIEQDADIILFIYRDEVYNPDTPDKGTAEIIIAKQRNGPIGHVRLAFIGAYTKFDNLAGPQY
- the rplI gene encoding 50S ribosomal protein L9; protein product: MQVILLEKVVNLGNLGDIVKVKDGFARNFLIPSKMARRATKDAIAEFEVRRAELEKAAAEKLAAAQAEGEKLAGLTVQISQKAGVDGRLFGSVTNFDIAEALGTQGFKVEKMQVRLPNGPLKTVGDFPVQVALHTDVLVDVNVSVLGEHA
- the rpsR gene encoding 30S ribosomal protein S18 codes for the protein MPRPNGKNKKFDRRRQQQNPLFKRKKFCRFTVAGVEQIDYKDVETLKDFIGDNGKITPARLTGTKAHYQRQLDTAIKRARFLALLPYTDLHGA
- the priB gene encoding primosomal replication protein N, with product MNRLRLEASIVEIGTLRHTPAGLPVIDVTLAHAGTTEEAGVARQVEFSIPAVAIGPISANVMALGLEKPAQWAGFLAKKHRNSRTLVFHITALQAFEKDC
- the rpsF gene encoding 30S ribosomal protein S6, which produces MRHYEIVFIVHPDQSEQVPAMIERYRSTVEGRQGAIHRVEDWGRRQLAYMIEKLAKAHYVCMNIECDQETLDELEHAFKFNDAVLRHLVVRMKKAETAPSPMMKEVAREEAKKAAATPATEAAAS
- a CDS encoding LysR family transcriptional regulator, translating into MDRYKQIETFVQVAEAGSLAAAALKEGVSPVILGRRIDALEKRLGIKLMYRSTRRLALSEEGGAFLERCKQLLGDWEMAENEISAGRHAVSGHLIVSAPAAFGRKHVAPHAPAFLRQHPEVQISFNLTDRVVDIVREGYDMGIRIGGSVDPNFVAVKLAQNRRVVCGTPAYFARHGRPKTLEDLSKHNCLAFNLQGGQQRGWYFKRQGKLVTIRVAGSLDCNDGELLHRWALEGLGLGWRSTWEIQRELLSGELETVLDEYALPDYDILAVYPQQRFQPARVRLFIDQLRQIYARPNYWLENV
- the gcl gene encoding glyoxylate carboligase — translated: MAKMTAVEAAVRVLEKEGITTAFGVPGAAINPFYSALRKAGSVEHVLARHVEGASHMAEGYTRAEAGNIGVCIGTSGPAGTDMITGLYSAWADSIPILCITGQAPRARLYKEDFQAVDIESIAKPVTKWAVTVREPALVPRVFQQAFHLMRSGRPGPVLIDLPFDVQVAEIDFDPETYEPLPVYKPAATRAQIEKAIQMLVASERPLIVSGGGVINADAADLLVEFAETVNVPVVPTLMGWGTIADDHPLMAGMVGLQTSHRFGNATMLASDFVMGIGNRWANRHTGSVDVFTKGRKFVHVDIEPTQIGRVFGPDYGIVSDAKAALKLFVEVARELKAAGRLPDRSQWVADCQKRKRTMLRRTDFDQVPIKPQRVYQEMNAFFGRDVRYVSTIGLSQIAAAQFLHVNKPRHWINCGQAGPLGWTVPAAIGAKVASPSSDVVAISGDYDFQFMIEELAVAAQFKVPYIHVVVNNSYLGLIRQAQRNFDMDYCVQLAFENVNSPEVNGYGVDHVKVAEGLGVKAIRVFQPNDIQPAFEQARKLMAEFSVPVIVEVILERVTNIAMGTEINNVNEFEEIIDVVEEDNTVTA
- the hyi gene encoding hydroxypyruvate isomerase — translated: MPKFAANLTMLFNEVPFLDRFKAAAAAGFRGVEFLFPYAFHRDQIADKLNQYQLDLVLHNLPAGNWDAGERGIAIFPERVAEFRDGVGEAITYAKALGVKQLNCLVGKQGADLSTQTAQETLVGNLRFAADALKAEGIRLLVEPINTFDIPGFFVNRTKQALEIFDAVGSDNLFLQYDIYHMQRMEGELAKTIETNLARIAHVQLADNPGRNEPGTGEINYAYLFAFLDRIGYNGWIGCEYKPATTTTEGLGWFKAAGLREAA
- the glxR gene encoding 2-hydroxy-3-oxopropionate reductase; amino-acid sequence: MRPESGARTRITTRATASPVPASATTLQTLATRSLEMAQLGFIGLGIMGAPMAKHLQNAGHKLFLYERRTPPQDLIDGQATVCTSAKEVAKRADIVFVMVPDTPDVGAVLFGQDGLAEGLSAGKIVVDMSSISPIETKEYAKKIKALGCEYLDAPVSGGEVGAKAATLSIMVGGSQAAFDDVKPFFELMGKNITLVGENGAGQTCKVANQIVVALTIEAVGEALLFASKAGADPAKVRAALMGGFASSRILEVHGERMVKRNFEPGFRIALHQKDLNLALQTAKTLGVSLPNTATAQELFNACAANGGAAWDHSGMVRALEMLANHTVA
- a CDS encoding asparaginase, which produces MTLTSFNPIPHYTVSSGDLPRVAVLATGGTIAGSAPDATRTAGYQAGALGVQDLLAAVPALGSVAHIHAEQVAQIDSKDMSVALWQKLAARVNALLSQPDVAGAVITHGTDTLEETAYYLHLTVNSRKPVVLTAAMRPATALSADGPLNLLNAVRVATDPISAGRGVMVAINNQIHCARDVIKTSTYKVDAFQSPEIGVLGWVQDERVAFQRAPLQYHTVESEFVGLSGELPAVEVVSSYAGVSRIAVDALVEAGVQGIVVAGTGNGSLHALLQQALAEAVQRGVTVVRSARVGSGHVMRNGAAPDDQYGFVSAGNLHPFKARVLLMLALQAGVPSERMQSVFDEY
- a CDS encoding CysB family HTH-type transcriptional regulator, with the protein product MNFQQLRYVREAVRQNLNLTEAASALYTSQSGVSKQIKDLEDELGVDVFVRRGKRLTGLTEPGKAVLQVIERMLLDAENLRRVARQFADQDSGHLVVATTHTQARYALPQVIKQFTSVYPKVHLALRQGSPRQIAQMVIDGEADIGITTEALDRFPDIVTFPCYSWHHVAVVPKAHPLVGRENVTLADIAEYPIITYDGDFTGRSHVDKAFAEQGLVPDIVLTALDTDVIKTYVELGLGVGIVAAMAVDPRKDQDLSVLALDNAFEPSTTRIGLRRGAFLRSYAYRFIEMLAPALKEREISTQLREALEFAA